CTAATTATCTGATGCCCCTGGTGCTGCTCCGAAGGCAGGCACCGTTTGAATGAGCCCCATTCACCTCCGTGCTGCAGGAGCCTTGCACAGCGCTGagcttccagcagcacagaatcaGCAAAAATGTGCCTGTAAGGGCACTGGGAATCGTTTATTCCAAAGTTTCAGAGTGTTGGTAGAAAAGTTTTGGTGTGTGGTTGGGATCTGCTTGGAATTTAACTGCATTAGCTGGCAGAAAAGAGTTATGGATTTTATGTATTAAAATGGATATGTCGTTCATTATTTCTGTCTTTAGCCTTTTGGCTGATTTAGTTGCTGGATTGTGGAAGGAGAGAAGGGCTGAAAggcactgtgctgctggaagctttGCAGAGGAGAGGAATCCTGAAATATGCCCCTTCAAAGAGAGCATTAGATGAGTGCACTCCACCTGTTTTAGGGCTCAGAGAATCTCCCTGAAGGACACACAGGTTCTGGCCAATGCAGGCAAGGGTTTTCCTGCATCAGATACTAGAAAATCCTCTTTTCTGTCCAAGGATTTTCCCACTAGGATTTTCTGATGAGGGCCAGTGCTGAGTCAACCACGCACATGATGCCCACCCTGGGTGCCCAGACCTTCCTCATTCCATTTCCTGAGGCTTCCTCAGGAAAGGAGAAGCTGCAGAACTCCTTTGTGCAACATCCTGAGTGCAGAAAGTGCTGAAAATGAACAGCTCTCTTTGGCAACAGCACCTGGATTCCTCAACATTTAATGTACTGTGACAATGCCTCTCTCTCGTCTTCACATTGGAATAAGCACCTGAATGGATTCTGTTGTAATCCCAAGGAATCTCTGTTGCTTTCACGCAGTGAGAACCGCTGAGCTGATCCCAGTCtctgtggggagaaaaatgTCCCAGAATATCCATTACTGCCCAAAACATCCATTATTTTGTTACACTTCTACTACATCTCTTGACTGACAAACACCACCACAACCCCCACATTGCTCTGGAGCAGTGCAGGAGAAAATTCCCACTGAAACAACAACCTGGGCTTGGGTTTTTCCCTCCTCACTTCTCTGATTCCGTGATTCTAGAGccattaataaaaacatttcattgtACAGCAGGAGTGGAAAAGAAAGGAGCAGCTGCTTCCTGTAAGATCTCAGCagtttttaaacagcttttccCAAGTATTTCCCCTTGGCAAAGGCTTTGTAAGGCTGTCAGTGGAAGGGGACACCTCCAGATGTaaaattcctctttttaaaatctctatTCTTTCCTTTTGCACGCAATTCCTGCCAGACCGGCCCTGTGATTGACATGCCAGTGCCTGCCAGCTTCAACGACATCACTCAGGACCCCAGCCTGGAGAATTACATCGGCTGGGTGTGGTACGAGAAGGAGGTGCTGCTCCCCCTGCGCTGGCTGCGGGACGAGCCCGCCCCCAGGGTGGTGCTGCGCTTTGGGAGTGCCCATTACTACTCCATCGTGGTAAGTGCCTCGGGGGATTGGCCCTGTGCCTCCTAAATTAGGCTGGACTAAAAGCAAACGCGTCCCTGCCTCGATTTTGCATCCCCTTCTGAGCTCGTGCCTGTTTTCCCCCAGCAAGGATGAATTCCAGTTTCTCTTCTCCGATCCTGCAGTTTTAGGATTTTGGTAactgtgaaaaacgccaatcacttggtttttaaaatttttaaaagtttaataatgattaaatagttataaaaatagtaatacaattagagtaatacaatttagagttaggacagttacaagagaataaaaagcaaagaattacaggcgtctggatgctcttggacactaagtcacaaaaagcaacccttgtgaacaaaggaataaccttaaaagcaacagcctcttgcatattcatatatctcatacatgatgcataaattccttgcaaattaagaactttttttggttttgtcaacttcttctccttaatcctggtggttccaaaaagacagagagaaggtggaagaatttttgtcttttctgataaggaggctgtAACTTTTTGTGGGCCCCCTTCACTGACAtttctgtgtgaagagtttcttgattatctcatcttcCTGCTTGAGCTTGTAACAAATCCTATATCACAGAGTTTCTATTATAgcattatgttgtaacctaaaactacatttaacacactacttaagagaattaatacagcataactttctaacattacacatataatattcattgtaacatttgtgaaaagccagTCATAAAATATGCGTTTTTCACAGTAACTAAACATTTCCTGATGAATGGATCTGCCCCACACTGTGTCCCTCAGTGACACTTGATGTGACCCAGACCTAGCTCCCAGCAAAGGGATATCCCTCAAAGATCAAGGCTGATCCCTCAAAGATCCTTTGAGGATCAAGGGTGTTCTTTGTAACTGGgcttcccttccctgtgctctgctgaccccaaaatcccaatgaGCCATTTTTTGTGTCTTTCCTTGCAGTGGGTGAACGGGGTGCAGGTGGTGGAACACGAAGGGGGGCACCTGCCCTTTGAGGCTGACATCAGCAGCGTGGTGCAGGGCAGCCCAGGCACCCTGTGCCGCATCACTGTGGCCCTCAACAACACCCTGACCCCCCACACGCTGCCCCCGGGCTCCATCCAGTACATGACTGACAAATCAAGGTGAGTTCTGGCGTGTTTTACTGCTGGGCTcatcccagggctgtgggagggGGACTTTgttcagctgctggctcagaaATCCCTCCACGGGGTTGTCTTTATGGTGGATTCGTTGGTGGAGCTGTGAGGAGTTTCAGCTGTGGTGTTGTGGGGAATCTGCAGTGAGATATTGCATCTGTTTTGTGCACAGGGGGCTCAGATTGGGTGATTTGTCAAGTTGAATCCAGGGCAGGTTTGAGAAGCTTGGAttcagctgggagctgcaagTACCAGCTCTCCTGAAGGATCAAGATCTTTGTTAACTTCTTTGTTAACTGCAAAATCCTTCAGTGTGGCAGCTGACAGACAGATCCAGCCTGTCACAGAGATATTTTACATGATTATTTTGTAGTGCCAGCATGCACatgctgccttcagctgtgTATTGAAGTGTAATGCAACCAGTTCTGTCTTGCTCACTCAGGTACCCCAAGAACTACTTTGTGCAGAACATCAGGTTTGATTTCTTTAATTATGCTGGGATCCACCGCCCAGTTGTGCTTTACACCACTCCTGCTGCCTACATCGACGACATCACTGTGACAACCACTTCATCAGACAGCGTTGGTAGGTCCTGAGCTCCCTCAGGCTCCACATGGAGgtgctgagggcagcagggaaaataCCCTGCACGAGTCTTGATTGATTTTGTTTCAGTGGCTTTTCCTGAGGCTGTCTCTTGCAGTCTCTGATTGTCTTTTGTTTCCTCTGAGCCAGGCACGGTGCGGTATCAGGTGTCAGTGGTTGGCAGCTTGGCCAGTTCCTTGTCCCTGAGTTTACGTGACCAAGAGGGGAAGGTGGTTGCTACAGGTGATGGCCCAGTGGGAGAGCTCAAAGTCCTCAATCCAAACCTCTGGTGGCCATACCTGATGCACGAGAACCCTGGATACCTGTACTCCTTGGAGGTAAAGTGATATTTCCTCCTCTGTGGGTGTGTTTAATAGGGTTAAGGCACTGCCATATGGCCCATCCTGTGTCCTCTCCTCTCATGGGCCCTGTACGTGTGAGCAGAGTGGCTCTGCTAATTAGGCAGTAATCAAATCAAGCTTTGTCAGCTTCTGAAGGgtctggcagggagaagggcATTTCTGGAGTGTGCTCTGAGGTGCTGGCCCTTCACACTCCCCTCTGGGGAGATGATGAGTTCAACAGCTGGAGCCTGGCAGGTTCTGTGGGAGGTAAGGATCAGTGGTGATGTTCAGGTGCAGGAATCAAGGGAGGATGAGCTGCTCTGAGTTTCCAGGGACTCAGGGTCACACCTGGGAGCAGGTGATGTGTCAGCCATTGCCTGCATCAAGGTGCAGGGCACAGAAATAGCCTGGGGGCGTGCCATGGGGAGAAGACACTGAAGTTTTTTGGGATGAGCAAAAAGGGTCCTCCAGGGGCTCATTCTTCATCCTTCAGCTCCCACACCTtggatttgtattttttgtCCATCAGACCCGGCTCCCCCCGCgcagcagcagtgaggaacGGGCTGTGtgctgaggcagggctgggaagggatgTGGGGCCAGAATGTCCCTCCCAGAGAGGGGAGGGAGCTCTGGGCATCCGTGTGAGGATCCTCCCGTTCTCCCTGGCCTGCAGGTGCAGATGCAGGCGCAGGTGGGtggggctctgctggaggaCGTGTACACGCTCCCGGTCGGCATCCGCACGGTGCATGTCACCAGCACCCAGTTCCTCATCAACGGCAGGCCCTTCTACTTCCACGGGGTCAACAAGCACGAGGATGCAGATGTAAGTGTGGCACCCAGGGCCACCTCAGCTCaccctgcctcccctcccctcccctctcctctccaagGCCAGGCTAAGCACTAAGGCTGGTCCTGCCACAGTCCTGCCATCCCTCAGGACACATGGATGTGCTGGAGCATCTCCCAGCCACAGCTTTCAGCCAGACATGCTGACAGTCACTCAGtctgctgtgagggtggggagaccctggcacaggctgcccagaaaagctgtgggcATCCCATCAAGAAGCTtgcccatccctgcaagtgttccaggccagttggatagggcttggagcaacctgggctagtggaaggtgtcccagcccatggcaggggtggaatgatACGAGCTTTAATGTCCCCTCCAGCCCAAACCCCTGAGTGTGACAGTGGCTGTCGGGTTCCccaccctgggcagggctggggctggaccAAGCAGGGGAGCTGTGCTCACAAGGGCTGGTTGCTCTCTCCCCCCAGATCCGTGGCAAAGGCCTGGACTGGCCCCTGATTGTGAAGGACTTCAACCTGCTGCGCTGGCTGGGGGCCAACTCGTTCCGCACCAGCCACTACCCCTACGCCGAGGAGATCATGGACCTGTGCGATGCCTACGGCATCGTGGTCATCGACGAGAGCCCGGGGGTGGGCATCAAACTGCCGTAAGAGctgcccagcacaccctgtcctCGCTCCCCTGCTCCTCTCTCAGCTCTTCCCAAGCGTCCCGTAGCTATTTTTACATTCTGTCCTCAGTGTCCCACCCGTTGTGCTGATAATGAGAGTACTTTGTTCTGTTTGGAAATCTCCCGTTGCGCCACCGGTGATGCCTCATGATGTTGGGCAACCAGAGGGCATTTTGCCACATTTTGCCACATGGCTCCATTAACGAGCCCAAACCACAGCCCTGAACTGTGCAGCAAACTTTGGGGAAATCAGGCAGAAGCCATCCTCAGCATCAAGGCTCTGCTGTACCCAGAGGCTGAGTTTTcacagggaaaggcagaggggaTGGATTTTACACCCTCACCTCCTCCTGTCTTCCAGCGAGAGCTTTGGGAACAAGTCCCTGCAGCATCACCTGGCTGTGATGGAGGAGCTGGTGCGCAGGGATAAGAACAGGCCCTCAGTGGTGATGTGGTCAGTGGCCAACGAGCCGGCGtctgagctgcccccagctgcTCACTACTTCAAGTAAGTgtctctgctcctcctctcctgGCTGATGATGCCTCTTCTTCCTTTGGGATGGCACAGAGAGGTAGTAAAGGGAGGGCAGGCATTTTTGGGAACCCTGGAACTGAACCTGTGGGTGCAAACTAAAATGGAACTGCTGCACGTGTGGAACTGATGCTCAGAACTGTCCCAACGTGTTGGTTCTGACCCACCAAGGCtccacaaaattcccaggaGTCCACTTGGTTTGAGTATCTCTTCTTGAGCTAAGAGTTTAGTAAAACCAGACCTGGTGGGAATGGAATATTCCTCATTAGCACTGGAAGATGAGTGCTGAATCCTTTGAGATTTACAGCAAAGCTGTAAAATAACTGGCCTTTCTGAACACAAGGTTCTGCAGTTAGTTCTGCTTATTTTTTCAGTGGCTTCCCACTTCAAAGCCACTGCTTTGAGTCCCTGCAGCCCCCTTGGTTTATTTCTAAAGAGATTTAAGCTTTGGGTAGCCCAGAGGCAGCTCTGTTATGGGCAGCAGACTGTCCCTGGGAGCTGAGGTGCATTAAGAGAGAAGTGTGAGTTTCATTTTTCAGGATGTTCCACCGCCTCCTGCAATGCAGCAGAACTTGATTCTCCCATCCTGTCCCATCTCCCTCACTCAGGGCGTCCTCAGAAACATccagcctctgcctgctgtggcacagggccTCAGGAACACATCCCAGGAGTTGTTCAGGAACTTCCCATTGCCCTTTTGACAGTTTTGTCCTCAAACTCAACTGTCCCTTCAACTTCTGAGCTGCTGGCACCACCCATGTGCCTGTGCTTGGTGTGCTTCCACTCTGCTCTTTTTCAGGTGGCATAGCGTGCTCTTGGTGACAGAtattctctttatttctttaaaacactGGCTGCTAAATCAAAAGCAGCTTTGTCTGGGGGGTGGAAGGACAGAGAGCCTGGGGAGAGGGGGCTGTGCTGTTGCTGAATTCTTGCTTTACTGTTTGCAAACAGGACAGTGATAGCTCACACTAAAGCTCTCGACCCCTCCAGACCAGTCACCTTTGTGACAGATGCTAATTACGCTCTTGATCATGGTGTaagtttgctttattttctagctttttcttttgttttttttttttttattcatacattaaatttccttttcttgtctCTTGTTTTGTACTCCTTTCCCCCCACTCCTACCTACATTTACTGGAGATATTTAGCAAGGAAAGGCTAAGGAAAAACTACATTTTTGTTTCTAGTAGAAATCACCTTATCCTGTTGTTGTAGtccagctgagaaaaaaaaggatcTGTAAGAGAGAACAATTCTTTGTGTGCAGGATTATGCCCCTGGATTCCATTAATATTGTCAGGCTTTGACATGCCATTGATTGGGTTTACTAATGCTCAGGATTTTCACTTGCAATTAAGCCAAAGCTTAAACCTCTTTAGAATACTCACAACCCTTGTGGAAGTCTAAAGGAAGGAAGCTTTCCTTTAATTCCTGCTTTCAACTGCTCTAGATCTTATTTAGCAGATGTCTGTTTGTGTTGAATAATCTAAAAGCTGCTTCAGCTCCACAATTAAAGCTCTAGAGCTGGATAAATAACCAAAAGGCACTTTCCTTGGATTTTGGGGCCTTTCATAGCATGGCCCAAGGATTTTTAACACCTGTATTTGTTTCCAGGGTAGATCCTTGTACAATAATCACTTCTAGCAGGTGAGTTGGTGCTGCCACACATCCCTGAATCCAGGTTACACTTTGGATTTCTTGTAAAATGTCCTCTAATTAGCAGGAATGGCTGCAACTCTCAGGTTTTTCCTCCCCCCCTGccccaaaaagaaaacaaatctctgaatttaaatttgaatttgCTTTTGGATATCCCATTCCCACTCTGCCCAACTGGAGGAGCTCAGgcaaacaaacccaaagaaCAGATCTCTCATACACTGATGTGGTATTagaactttttttcttgttttattacAAAACATGTTAAGAGAACATTGAACAAGTTACATACAACATCACTTTATTTTGAGGGGGCTTTGTGCCCTTTTATCACACTGTCCATGTGGTAGAAATGGCAAATAACTTGCAGAATGCTTTAGTCTTAGTATTGCACCATTGATGCACAAAATTTAGTTGCTAGTCAAAATATTTGACCACTCACTTGATAATCACATTCCAAtactcaaaaagaaaaagtacatCTAAATGTACCAGCAAGCCAGAGACAtcttggaaacaaaaaaacttcTAACAAACCTGAGAATGAAACGTGTTGATCTTGTCTAACTCTTTGTTGTGACTTT
The Taeniopygia guttata chromosome 19, bTaeGut7.mat, whole genome shotgun sequence DNA segment above includes these coding regions:
- the GUSB gene encoding beta-glucuronidase, whose product is MAPAASGGGGAARCPLPLLLLLLPGLAAGPAGMLQPRDTPSRERKELGGLWSFRADLSPGRDAGFAQRWYRRPLRQTGPVIDMPVPASFNDITQDPSLENYIGWVWYEKEVLLPLRWLRDEPAPRVVLRFGSAHYYSIVWVNGVQVVEHEGGHLPFEADISSVVQGSPGTLCRITVALNNTLTPHTLPPGSIQYMTDKSRYPKNYFVQNIRFDFFNYAGIHRPVVLYTTPAAYIDDITVTTTSSDSVGTVRYQVSVVGSLASSLSLSLRDQEGKVVATGDGPVGELKVLNPNLWWPYLMHENPGYLYSLEVQMQAQVGGALLEDVYTLPVGIRTVHVTSTQFLINGRPFYFHGVNKHEDADIRGKGLDWPLIVKDFNLLRWLGANSFRTSHYPYAEEIMDLCDAYGIVVIDESPGVGIKLPESFGNKSLQHHLAVMEELVRRDKNRPSVVMWSVANEPASELPPAAHYFKTVIAHTKALDPSRPVTFVTDANYALDHGAPYVDVICVNSYFSWYHDPGHLEVIPLQLTAQFENWYKTYQKPIIQSEYGADSVPGLHSDPPMMFTEEYQQAMLREYHSVFDKKRKEYVIGELIWNFADFMTNQGTTRVLGNKKGIFTRQRQPKAAAFVLRDRYWKIANESSCLPPVITSHSLFLK